Genomic DNA from Oncorhynchus clarkii lewisi isolate Uvic-CL-2024 chromosome 28, UVic_Ocla_1.0, whole genome shotgun sequence:
GCTTTTACACTGTGAACAATCAGTCAGCACAGCCATGGCCTTCGTCGGTGGTCTGTTGCCAAGGGGAATAGTCCTGGctgaaggatagagagagaaggggagagagagggagagaaaaggcagCCTTGCGGTGCAGAAGAAGAGATGGTCATCACTGACAGGAGCTCCAGCACTCCTGGGCCCAAGAAGAAGGAACCGAAGAAGAGGGCATCCCGCCCCCATTGCCTGCCCTCCCCGGCGCTGTGCTGCGCGTGTGGCTTGTGCATCATGCTGGCAGGCATCAACATCACCCTGGTGGGGGCATTTGCCTTCAGCACCATGGTGCCCTCTACCAACCCTCCCATCATCATAGGGCCCATCCTGCTTCTGGTGGCCTTCTCTTTCTTCGGGGCGTGCTGTGTCTGCAGCCGCCTGCCCCCTGCCCAGGGCTCCCGGAGGTCTAATGTGGGCGGAAGGAGCATGGGGATGATGGGGCGTGGAGGTTTAGCCGGGGGAGTGACGTTTGAGATTGAGACGAGTGAGCACACATTGCAGGACACGACAGCAGTACAGCTCAGCCCCTCAGCTTCACCTGGGTCATCCCGGGCATCCAGCCCCGAGCGGGATGCTTCTCCTGACCCCGCATCCCCAGGGACTTTCAAGCTCTTCACCATGGAGACCAATGGCCCCACCTCCGCCACGGCATGCTATTCCGCCTCCTCGGCAGGGAGAGGGGCTGTGAGGCTCAACCTGCCACGTGATGATGTGGCCACCTAGCACTCCCCTGATTAACACATTGTAGCATGAGCCTCCTGCCCCAGGGGACTGACGTAAAACTATGTAAATGTgggctgtgacggtcatggaattttggatgacggtAATTGGCCAGCCAAGTGAGTACGGTCTCAGTAATAACCATTCGAAAagcaaaaaaattaaataaataattatacatttcatgttgctaaaaggtcagtcaagttcttccacaccgatcttgacaaaccatttctgtatggacctcactttgtgcatgggggcattgtcatgctgaaacaggaaagggccttccccaaactgttgccacaaagttggaagcacagaatcgtctagaatgtcattgtatgctgtaccgtTAAGATTTCgcatcactggaactaaggggcctaaccatgaaaaacagccccagacctcctcctccaccaaactttacagttggcactatgcattaagGCAGGtagcgaatgccaagagtgtgcaaagctgtcaaggcaaagggtggctactttgaataaactcaaatttaaaatatattgaacactgtttttttttagttactacatgattccatatgtgttatttaatagttttgatgtcttcactattattctacaatgtagaataattgTGTCGGTGTacgtttggacacacatactcattccagggttttccctTTTTTtagaactattttctacattgtagaataatagtgaagacatcaaaagtatgaaataacacataaagaATCCTAGCAACCAAAAAAAGTCCTAGcaaccaaaaaaatgttaaacaaatcaaaatcaaaatatattgggagtcccatggtttgattccaggctgtatcacaaccggctgggattgggagtcccatagggcggtgcacccTTTGcctctttacattttttaatttaacctttatttatgtAGGCGAGtcaatttttatttacaatgatgggatatcccggccaaaccctaaccccgacgatgctgtgccaattgtgcaccgccctatgggactttcAATCCCAgaaggttgtgatacagcctggaatcaaaccagggtctgtagtgacacctctagcactgagatgcagtgccatagactgctgcaccactcaggagccttgatgacagctttttacCCTCTtgacattatctcaaccagctttgaggtagtcacctggaatgcatttcaattaacaggcttGGTTGTTAaatagtggaatttctttcctccttaatgtgtttgagccaatcagttgtcttgTGACAATGTAGGGTTGGTAGCCCTATTtgggaaacgacagtccatcattactttaagacatgatggtcagtcaatccggaaaactccaagaactttgaatgttttttcaagtgcagtcgcaaaaaccatcaagcactatgatgaaactggctctcatgaggaccgctacaggaaaggaagacccagagttacctctgcggaggataagttcaatagagttaccagcctcagaaattgcagcccaaataaatgcttcacatagttcaagtaacagacacatctcaacatcaactgttcagaggagaatcaggccttcatggtcaaattgctgcaaagaaaccaccactaaaggataccaataacaataagagacttgcttgggccaagaaacatgagcaatggacattagaccagtgaaatctgtctgttggtctgatgagtccaaagcTGAGATCTTTGGTTCCAACTGTCGTGTCTTTTGTGaggcgcagagtaggtgaacggatgatctccgcatgtgtggttcccactgagAAGCATGAAGGAGGTGTGGCGGTGCTTTAATGGTGGTACTGGtacatttatttagaattcaaggcacacttaaccagcatggctaccacagcattctgcagtgatacgccatcccatctggtttgcgcttatcatttgtttttcaacaggacaatgacccaacacacctctaggctgtgtaagggctatttgatcaagaaggagagtgatggagtgctgcatcagatgaccaggcctccacaatcacccgacatcaacccaattgagatggtttgggatgaaatggaccgcagagtgaaggaaaagcagccaacaagtgctcagcatatgtgggaactccttcaagactttttggaaaagcattccaggtgaagctacaTTGGGaagaaagtatgtgaaccctttagaattacctggatttctgcataagtTGGTCATACAAtttttatctgatcttcatctaagtcacaacaatagataaacacagtctgcttaaactaataacacacaattaTATTTTTTCATGTCGTTATTGAACACatcgtgtaaacattcacagtgcagggtggaaaaagtatctgAACCCTTGGATTTATAACTGGTTGACACTCCTTTGGCAGCAAAAACCTCAAACAAAAATTTTCTGTAGTTGTGAATCAGACCTGCACagtggtcaggaggaattttggaccattcctctttacagaactgtttcagttccacaatattcttgggatgtctggtgtgacaCACtctgaggtcatgccacagcatctcagtcgggttgaggtcaggactgactgggtcactccagaaggcgtattttcttctgttcaagccattctgttgttgatttactgtCTAatgggttgttgttctgttgctTCACCTAACttatgttgagcttcaattggcgaacaggtagccttacattctcctgcaaaatgtcttgataaacttgggaattcatttttccgtcgatgatcgcaatctgtccaggccctgaggcaacaAAGTAGCCCCAAACCATAATGCTCCATCCACCATACTTTACatttgggatgaggttttgatgttggtgtgctgtgccttctttttttcacacatagtgttgtgtgttccttccaaacaacacaactttagtttaatctgtccacagaatattttgccagtagcactgtggaacatccatGTGCTCTTTTGCCAACTTCTGACGTGCAGAAATGttagatgttagcatgttccagagatttctgtacgtctttagctgacactctaggattcttaacctcattgagcgtTCTGCGCTGTGCTGTTGtggtcatctttgcaggacggccactctagggagagtagcaacagtgctgaactttctccatttacagacaatttgtcttaccgttaACTGATGAACATCGAGGCcattagagatacttttgtaaccagctttatgcaagtcaacaaatcttaatcttaggtcttctgacatctcttttgttcgaggcatggttcacatcaggcaatgcttcttgtgaatagcaaactcaacaTTTTGTGAGTTtcttttatagggcaaggcagctctaaccaacatctccaatctcatctcattgattggactccaggttagctgactcccgactccaattagcttttggagaagtcaatagcctaggggttcacatactttttccaacctacactgtgactATTTAAATGATgttttcaatatagacaagaaaaataccaTAATTTGTGtatttattagtttaagcacactgtttgtctattgttgtgacttagatcagatcaaattttatgtcaaatttatgcagaaatccaggtaattccaaagggttcaaatactttttcttgccactgtagttgagggaatgccaatagcgtgcaaagctgtcatcaaggcaaagggtggctgctttgaaaaatccaaaatatatttagatatttttaacactttttttgttgttggttaatacatgattccatatgtgttatttcatagtttttatgtctttactattattccaaaaaataaagaaaaacccttgaatgagtaggtgtgtccaaacttttgactggtattgtatataatttttttaaacggTTATGGCAGTTATTTTATGTTCATGgcggtcttcatccataaccgtcGGTTATACCGTAATTGTGCCAGTCCTACGTCTAGAAATTTTGTGAAGTGCCATTTTTCATATTTATGACAAGCTATTAACGGCGCTTTTGTTTTTCTTTTGTGCAGCAACCAACCAGTAATTAACATCCAATCCAATGTTGAAAGAACGTGGATGATGGTTCTGTTGGAATTGATGTTCCTACCTCAAAGCTGTTCTCTTCAGCTCCCTCTCTTAACATCCATGGGGAATTATTGTAAGCGGTTTTCTAGCATTCCTGAGGGGTAACACACAAAGCAATGTGTTCCTTTTTTTTTTTGACCGTCTGGACCTCTGTGCTCGACATTTCAGCCCATTATTCTGAAGCAACTTTTTTGTTTTTGCCAGAACTGAAAGATTTGACGCGAAATTGCAACTAGTTTAATGCCATAATTTCAATTCCTATAGTTAAGTTTGGTTTGGCATTACAGTATGTGCTGctttggtcttaatttaaatgCAAATAACATATGGTCATGGGTTCGATTGTGTATGCATGACTGTAAATCTCTTTGGATTAAGGAATCTGCTAAAAGGCATTTATTATTATGGGGTCACACGGTTCGGTTCCTATGCAATATAATCTCAGCTGAAAGGATCAGCAACAGAGGATTAATGTTACTTTCTTCGCATTAAGTTTTCCAAAATGGTTTCCTCGGTCAAAACGTATTATGTATGATATACAATGTACACTGTATGTGTTGGGTTCATAGGGTGAGTATATTTGAGTAACATGACAGCATCCACGGAGTGTTCATAGTATCACTGAGTGGAAATCTCGCCTGCATTTACTGTGTGACTATTATGTTCTTGTTTTAAACCACTCCCCATAGGCCTACTAGAAAGAGCTTCATATTAGAGCCAATTGGGTTTTCACAGCACTCACTGACACCTTGACAGAACACATAAACAGCCATTGTGTTTACAAAGGAAAACGCTATCAACACTACgcttaaaaaaaagtatttgtatTTGCACATGTGCCCTACTAGCATTCATCATTAACCAACACATTTCTTTCTAAACCTCACTGTATAAGCTAACCAACAACATTATATTCACTATAGCTCTGTTTCCAACATGGGGCTCAAACCAAGATGCAAACGTATTTAATATTTATTCAAAAGGTTGAATTAAAAAAAACTTTCTATACAGAATGATTTGGCCCCCCTGATGATCTGACAGTTACTCCACCGATTCTCTGTTGAAGTGTCCAAACATAGCAATCTGGACTCAGGGTtagatagtgtgtgtatatataaatctgggacactccaattagtatgatatgttacatttcccATGGTATCTATTCCATTGTGGATGTCCATCCTTTTAGTATGATATGTCATGAATTacaattcatacaatatgttttgAATTGCAATTCGttatggctaatgttagctaggtggctaacgctaatATTAGCTAGgcaaggggttaaggttaggagtcaggttaaaggtatgtgttaggggaagggttagctaaaatgctaagaAGTTGCTAATTTGCAAAAATTCAAAAGTTGTCTATGATAAGTTTCGACACTAAACCTTTGGTTTGCTAAACACCTACTAGTGATGcgtgggttgactcataacctgcaGTCCCCACGGTTATATATCTTCAGGGCTGGTGGGATAGGTCGTGAAATATTGTGTTGGATGAAGGGCAGGTGGGTGGCAGGCaaattttaataaagaaaaaacaatacCTTAAATCCATACATTTATCATTCTTATGTCAtttatatctataggctacatttgaGGTTTTTCTGTAATTATTTTAGGTTATCTGGCATTAGTGCGTAGGCCCTAAAGCTTAGTCTTAACTGTACACATGGCAAATATCCTACACGCCAATCGCCAAATTGCTTTTGGGAACGAAGGCAAAAAGGGCAACGTCTGAATTTAATtaaaaaatatcaaatcaaatcaaatgttatttgtcacatacacatggttagcagatgttaatgcgagtgtagcgaaatgcttgtgcttctagttccgacaatgcagtaataacaagtaatctaactaacaattccaaaactactgtcttgtacacagtgtaaggggataaagaatatgtacataaggatatatgaatgagtgatggtacagagcagcataggcaagatacagtagatggtatcgagtacagtatgtacaaatgagatgagtatgtaaacaaagtggcatagtttaaagtggctagtgatacatgtattaagATAAGAGCTGCGAAAGGGAGAAAGGAGGGCCAGAACtcatgtttgggaaagatttgttgatgtggtaaaagaggatgatagcagtgccagATGTTATGTGTAACGATTGAGGCGCTATGCAAACTTGAAAGACACAAGAtggggacttcaaataggccCGTGGCGTGTCAAGGGAACAGTAGCCTACTGATTAGATGGGTTTGGACACTGACTGTacgtctataacctctcacatagcctttaatattaactcctgcagaattaagcatttaTTGCAGTAGAATTATACACCAAATGTAGTGTATAATGTTTAcctgggaacaggagtggagtGCATCTTGAAAAAATGTGAATGCGCATTTTAGATAGCACCTCTACAGGTGCTAGCTTTATCAGTATCATAAAAACGGATAGTaattcaaccacataaaatatgcacccaagctgaactgaaatcttatcagaaacatgttggttCATTTTCACAGATTTCTATTTCCTTACAAATGGTCAAACTGATGTAATTTGAAAATGTTACAGACAGTCTTTCCTGTTTTATTTTGCCGGTCCCTAAACTCTTTCAACCGCAAAAGAAGCAGATATGACAGAGAACTAccaatgtcaactagattgaaacATTCATTCTAGCGATTTATGACATTCTAGTGAGCAAGGGTTTAttctagggcaacatataatgacagaagagaagctgcatgtatctattTATAGACAAGTTAACTAACAAAATGTTAAATTATAAACCAAAACATCTAAATCAGGCCAAAAGAATCTGCACCACCTGCCAAATTATAGTTCCGCCATCTGACTGTAGCCTTCAGCAGCATATTAGTTGGTTAGGGTTGGGTGCAGCCATCAGGTTTTCACCTTATCACATAGTCAGGTGTTtgtggatgggttattagcaattgcgggtAGGTGCGGCTGAACAAACAGTTTACTCACGCACTACTAacacccaccctgaccaaccaccctactttgtttttgccttaagtaactttctgtcttatgtaaccataccaaacataacttatactaatttgagtgtcccggaatTATGTTACGGCTAGTCTTTGAGACCAGGCTGAACATAGACACCTACAGTATTCCAGATTCACTTTGAAAGTAATGCTGCCTTAGACTGAGATCTCAGGATCAAACAAATTAGGGCTATTTTAATGTGCGATGACATTGTCAGGAGAAATCAGTTTGTATCGCAGCAGGATATTTTcaacttgtatttttttttaatttcccAATATTTGTCCTAAATTGTCATTTGTTTTGAAAACAAAAGTGCCATGCAGCAAATTTTGCACGACACGTTTCCATGTTAATATCAAAAAGAGGGTAATGTCTTTGTAAAGTCATTTATATTTTATGGGAACAACCTCCCCTAAGGAAAAGAGAAAGTCATAGTTTGAGGGATGACATGCAGTATGAGCGTGATTTACATGTCCAGGGAGGAAACTTGTTGTAAATGTGTAGTGTCAagatgtttgaaaatgtattctGTTTTGACAGCATCTTTAACAATGTATTATTTTTGTGATTTCTATTTACTTAATTTGATAACAATACATGTGATACttgtgaattaaaaaaaatacaaaaataaaaatatgttcaTATAAAAAGGATCACAAAGAGAAAGAGTTTGTTTGCAGTAAACTGCATGAGTTTCTTTTAAATAAAAAGATAGCAATAAATATTCCTTTGATGGAAGCACAGGCGGTGGTTGTTTGCACTTCATTGGTTCCTGCGGCTGCATCTGTTCTTGCTTCTGCTCGGATGGCTGGTTTTCTGTTGAATGGTGTCTCTTTTCAGACTGGCTTTTGGGTTCCTCGAGGTAGAGACATCTCCATGTCCATTCTGGTTCACATCCTTGTCAGACCCTTCCTGTCCAGTCGCTTGCTGTGTCTTGGTCTGTGAACGTGTCTTTGTTCCAGCTGTGTGTCCTCGTCTAGCCTCTTCCTTAGTGTCTTGGTCCTCTGTCTGGTTCAGGTGCAGCACAGAGATGGGGCCACTGTAGATGCTAGGGCACCTCTGAACTCGACGTCTGTGCACCTTGGCTGTACTTGGGAGCTGGTCGTTTGGTAGAGGCAACCACATgccctttctcctcttcctcctattGATGAACTTTAGGAACTGCCTCCAGAACTTCCTTAGCTGCTTGATtagactgaacacactgaacagaCTAACCACCAAAGGGGCCACACCAAACACCAGGATCATTCCTATCATGTAGATGATGTAGAAGATCAAGAGGCTGAGACCGCGTCTGCAGAGAGTCACCCTTGATGAAACAGGTTGGCAAATTTAATCGACCCTCCGAGAGGGAAAGCGTGCCTGGACATCTAAAAGAGAGCAGAGGATATCCATGACTGGTGAGCAAAAATACTTCTTATTTGCCAGTAAACTGTTTCTACTGAATGTCAACTGAAACCAACATGCTACTACTTCAACAGTAAACGCGATGATGCTCCCATAGTGACATTGTGACACATCAATTTCAGCAAGATTCCATAAAGGTATAGAGCAATATCTCCATGCAAGATTTGCCCATAGAATTAGGAACACTGTCTTTTTTTCTCAGATGAGCCCTGCAAAACACataaatatacactatacacatcaatcgTAGACAtcatgcccccagcctctggaatgcCTTCCTGGACCACCTAAAGGCACCACAGACTCTGGGCTCCTTTAAATAGGGCCTAACGACCTTTCTCTTTAGGAAGGTTTCTGTTGATAGCTGTGCTCCATGGTGTCCTTGTCCCTTGGAGCGTCAACTGGGTTCTTTGTGTCATTTGCCCGATCTAGTTGTATACATTTTataattgtatttgttttatgCTCTTTGAGATTATTCTTTATAATGAAAAGGGCTTTACAAATGTAATTTATTATTACATCAATATTCACATGAATACACTaaaagcaaaacacaatcatAAAAAAACAAATGCATTATTCAGTAAAGATGTAATCAGCCTTTTGCCCTAGAGCAAGCAACCTGGGTCTTGGAGAGAGCCGCAGGAACTTCATGTGTTGGATTTAACTGACCTGGAAGACCAAGTGTGTTGTATTTAGACAATCACTGCACTGATGAATAAGCTCAGACGGCCAGGTGGGGTGCCTAGATGGGACAAAATCCTGCAGTATCTGCTGCTCTCCCAgaacagggttgcctacccctaCCCTAGAGACACCAATTCATCAAATGTTTGAGATTTTCCCACACAAGGTGCAAAAAGACTAAAAGCAGATTTACTTAACTCAGTGGAGATTGAAGGGAtctccagagttagccatccccGAGACTGGGTCTGATATCGCGTACGTCTGTCTATAAGTTAACAATGAAGTAAGGTACAGCAGACGTTTATGCAGGAGGGCAAAAAGATCTACAAGATTTCAAAGAGGGCTAGCCTACTTTCTGTTACAGAATGCATAGATGTGTACTGAACATATCACCTGTAACAAGCGTAGTGAGCTATGATAAACTCTGTCCAATGGCTTCAATacagtggcagctgcattcatatagacCATCTCCATAGTCTATAACCGTTATGTCAATTTAATGATTTGTTTTCTGCTATTAAATTAAAGGCATGACATGTTCCTAAAAAAATAAGCACATTTTTAATTCTTAAAATTTGTAACTAACTAATCAACATGCTTTTTGAAAGATAGCTTTACATCAAACCAGATGCCCAAATATGTATTAGCGGGGACACGATTAATGAAGGCAACATCCAATGTGCATATGCATAAATCACCAGATAGATTTTTACGTGATTTGGAGAACATATACTTCGTTTTACCTGCATTAAGAACCAATTTCAGTTCAGTGAAGGCTTTCTGCAAAGCAATTAAGGCAGATTGAGGCTCCAAAAGAGCCTGGgtccggtttcccaaaagcatcttaaaggTAGAATATGGtacgcagaaatcgctccgccatttcctggttgctaaaatgtttgcataatttcattttatgtgacaaaacaagcagtcattgtgtagagaatcattgtatgaTCTAAACTTCTGGGAATatgtattttccataaccaaaaacatttttttttagctaTTTGAATTTAAGAAcggaaagcatagaaatagtaTAGGAAAGAtgtaccacttcttagacttgtaTTCTGAGAATGATAAGATCTATGAatcatttctatgtgaatttggatAGGTCACCCAAAAAgctacatattgcagctttaaggctAAGTTAATTGCATCTTAACATTTGAGCCGTTTCCCAAAACCACCTTTACTAACGTTGCACTTGAATTCGCTCAtaatctaacgcctgcctcatACCACAGCTAAATGCATCGTTAAATCACTGTTTGTCCTCCTAAGTCATTTTACTCACCGACAATCTCCGCTAAATATGCAATGAAGAtgttaatctgtctctctgtgacagcCCAAAACTTCACAGttgaatatacactgagtataccaaacaataagaacaccttcctaatattcagttgcacctccccccttttgccctcaggaAAGCcccaattcgtcggggcatggactctacaaggtgtcgaaagcattccacagggatgctggccaatgatgactccaatgcttcctacacttgtgtcaaattggctgtatgtcctttgggtggtggactattcttgatacagactggaaactgttgagcatgaaaaactcagcagagttgcagttcttgacacaaactggtgcgcctggcacctactaacactcagttcaaaggcactttaatcttttgtcttgcccattcaccctctgaatgtcacagaaacacaatccatgcctcatagctttcacctggtcagtctatgtcagggctgcccaaccctattcccggagatctacagtcctgtggattttcattccaaccctaatttaacacacctgattctactaattagctgctcaacaagaccttaactagctgaatcagatacACTAAATTAGGAttggattgaaaacctacaggactgtagatctccaggaagagggttgggcagccctggtctatgtc
This window encodes:
- the LOC139387521 gene encoding transmembrane protein 275-like, translating into MVITDRSSSTPGPKKKEPKKRASRPHCLPSPALCCACGLCIMLAGINITLVGAFAFSTMVPSTNPPIIIGPILLLVAFSFFGACCVCSRLPPAQGSRRSNVGGRSMGMMGRGGLAGGVTFEIETSEHTLQDTTAVQLSPSASPGSSRASSPERDASPDPASPGTFKLFTMETNGPTSATACYSASSAGRGAVRLNLPRDDVAT